Proteins encoded within one genomic window of Armatimonadota bacterium:
- a CDS encoding Fur family transcriptional regulator, with amino-acid sequence MTDEEAKFRHFLREEGMKTTRERKLILEEVFRNHQHFEADDIVSGLRKRGKRVSRASVYRTLPLLVNSGLLREVDFGERHGHYEHVLGHDHHDHLICTSCGRTFEFNDNTIEELQQKICEQYSFKAHTHELRIMGLCSECANS; translated from the coding sequence ATGACCGACGAAGAAGCAAAATTCAGACATTTCCTAAGAGAAGAGGGAATGAAGACAACCCGCGAGCGCAAGCTAATCCTCGAAGAAGTTTTCAGAAATCATCAACATTTTGAAGCAGATGACATTGTTTCCGGTCTTCGAAAACGTGGAAAACGCGTCTCGCGCGCAAGCGTATATCGCACACTTCCTCTTCTCGTGAATAGCGGACTACTTAGAGAAGTTGATTTTGGCGAAAGGCATGGGCACTATGAACATGTTCTTGGCCATGATCATCATGACCATTTGATTTGCACAAGTTGTGGGCGAACTTTCGAGTTCAATGACAACACGATAGAAGAGCTCCAGCAGAAAATTTGTGAGCAATATTCGTTCAAAGCACATACCCATGAACTTCGAATCATGGGCCTATGTTCCGAATGCGCGAATTCGTAA
- a CDS encoding HD domain-containing protein, with product MGQICLRDVKRDLRVRTYIEKANEQMAAIGYTEHGFRHAGIVAGVSRGIIRQLGNGSREAELAAIAGYLHDIGNVINRENHQETGAVLAESILNSLKMPPAEIAVIMGAIGNHEEDNGFPINKVTAAVIIGDKSDVHFSRVQNPNPQTFDIHDRVNHAVQKSYLRVDSENKIISLELTVDTTSISVTEYFEIFVLRMVMCRRAADVLGCKFKLVINGIDL from the coding sequence ATGGGGCAAATTTGCCTGCGGGACGTAAAGCGTGATTTGCGTGTCAGAACCTATATAGAGAAAGCAAACGAGCAAATGGCAGCAATAGGTTATACCGAACATGGTTTTCGACACGCTGGCATCGTTGCAGGCGTATCACGAGGTATAATTCGTCAGCTTGGAAATGGCTCACGCGAAGCAGAACTAGCCGCAATAGCTGGTTATCTCCACGATATTGGAAATGTTATTAACCGTGAGAATCACCAAGAAACGGGAGCAGTTCTGGCAGAAAGCATCCTTAACTCCCTCAAAATGCCACCGGCAGAAATTGCGGTTATTATGGGTGCAATTGGCAATCATGAGGAGGATAATGGATTTCCGATAAACAAAGTCACTGCAGCCGTAATCATTGGCGATAAATCTGACGTACACTTTTCTCGTGTACAAAATCCAAATCCTCAAACATTCGATATTCACGACAGGGTAAATCATGCTGTCCAAAAGTCATACTTACGAGTTGATTCAGAAAACAAAATTATTAGCCTAGAATTAACAGTAGATACAACATCAATCAGCGTAACCGAATACTTCGAAATTTTTGTACTCAGAATGGTGATGTGTCGTAGGGCGGCAGACGTGCTAGGCTGCAAGTTTAAGCTTGTAATTAACGGAATTGACCTATGA
- the tgt gene encoding tRNA guanosine(34) transglycosylase Tgt — protein sequence MKKASGYFRFDVINKSTETAARLGKLQTAHGTVQTPVFMPVGTQATVKAMSQEELADLDFGIVLANTYHLYLHPGHELIRRAGGLHNFMSWDRTLLTDSGGFQVFSLSDLRRIGEEGVLFKSYIDGSEHFFTPENVMEIQGAIGADIIMAFDECPPYPSTYEYVREATRRTHDWAVRCKNNSPPGQALFGIVQGGVYRDLRSWSAEFISSLDFPGNAIGGVSVGEPKAAMYDVVGWTAPLLPEEKPRYLMGVGTPLDIIDFVIMGIDMFDCVLPTRLGRNGSMYTTYGRINIKNARFAQDFSPIDPECDCWACRNYTRAYLRHLHKSGEILAARLATYHNLYFYQRVIKGIQEAIKDDRVLDFRRKFIATYSAEGD from the coding sequence ATGAAAAAAGCTTCCGGATATTTCCGGTTTGATGTAATTAATAAGAGCACTGAAACAGCAGCCAGACTGGGCAAACTTCAGACTGCACATGGCACTGTCCAAACTCCTGTGTTCATGCCTGTGGGCACGCAAGCCACCGTCAAAGCGATGAGCCAGGAGGAATTAGCCGACCTTGACTTCGGGATAGTCCTGGCGAACACATACCACTTATATCTTCATCCTGGGCATGAGCTAATTAGACGGGCCGGCGGTCTGCACAATTTCATGAGCTGGGACCGTACACTTCTCACGGACAGCGGAGGCTTTCAGGTTTTTAGCCTCAGCGACCTCCGCAGGATTGGAGAAGAAGGAGTTCTTTTCAAATCTTATATTGATGGGTCCGAACACTTTTTTACACCAGAAAACGTAATGGAGATTCAAGGCGCCATTGGTGCTGATATCATAATGGCATTCGACGAATGCCCTCCATATCCTAGTACATACGAGTATGTTCGAGAAGCAACCAGGCGAACCCATGATTGGGCTGTTCGCTGCAAGAATAATTCTCCACCTGGGCAAGCACTATTCGGCATAGTCCAAGGCGGCGTATATCGCGACCTAAGGTCGTGGAGCGCAGAGTTTATCTCATCACTCGACTTCCCAGGAAATGCCATCGGTGGAGTCTCGGTTGGAGAACCCAAGGCCGCCATGTATGACGTAGTAGGATGGACTGCTCCACTTTTACCAGAAGAAAAACCAAGATATTTAATGGGAGTTGGAACGCCATTAGATATAATTGATTTTGTGATAATGGGCATTGACATGTTTGACTGCGTTCTGCCCACCAGATTAGGACGAAACGGCTCAATGTACACTACTTATGGACGAATAAACATAAAAAATGCTAGGTTTGCCCAAGATTTTTCGCCAATTGACCCTGAGTGCGATTGCTGGGCTTGCCGAAACTATACAAGGGCTTATCTTCGCCACCTACATAAATCAGGTGAGATATTAGCAGCACGACTGGCAACCTACCATAACTTATACTTTTACCAACGTGTAATAAAAGGAATTCAGGAAGCGATAAAGGATGATCGCGTGCTTGACTTTCGTCGAAAGTTTATAGCGACTTATTCAGCAGAAGGTGATTAA
- the feoB gene encoding ferrous iron transport protein B has translation MRKPRHRQRMPPWAQIEAPARKIALVGNPNVGKSVFFAYLTGVYAEVSNYPGTTIEVYTGRFGNNLIIDTPGIYSVSSWNDEERTARDIILQADIVINIVNALHLERDLFLTLQLADMGIPMIVALNFMDEVKEQGIKIDIEKMSKLLGVPVIPTIATKHVGLDKVRLSIDKACVGKPDPFVQKQAGKLNCSQREAVLILEGDEVISSRHGLSPGLLREDIYLRRRARANDIADQVVSETGPSRRFAHVLGRLMLNPLTGIPILMVVLFIVYQLIGVLIAQKLVGFTEKTIMQGYWEPAIRKVISHVLPANSPAWIILVGRFGILTTGITYLVGLLLPLVVGFYIVLSFLEDTGYLPRLAALTDRLLNWIGLNGRAIIPIILGFGCITMATITTRLLGTTREKTIATSILNFTIPCSAQLGVIAMLAARIGLIHTLVYILVIGTCFITVGTVLNHFLPGKSSPLIIDLPPVRLPKIENLLRKTWIRIVHFLLEAYPWFLIGSGLVGVLEATGLLKIWQRLLEPLTVAWLGLPKEAANAIVMGMIRRDLGAAGFASMTLTHEQTLVALILMTLFVPCVASMMILFKERGWGEAVAIWLGTFVASFLIGGLVASAMM, from the coding sequence GTGAGAAAACCGCGACATCGGCAAAGAATGCCACCTTGGGCTCAAATAGAAGCCCCAGCGCGAAAAATTGCTCTTGTCGGCAATCCAAATGTAGGAAAATCGGTTTTCTTTGCTTATCTCACAGGTGTATACGCTGAAGTCTCAAATTACCCCGGCACCACAATTGAGGTCTATACTGGCCGCTTTGGAAATAACCTTATTATTGACACTCCTGGTATTTACAGCGTCTCCTCATGGAATGACGAAGAGCGAACTGCGCGTGATATTATCCTTCAAGCTGACATCGTTATAAACATCGTCAATGCCCTTCATCTAGAAAGAGACCTATTCCTCACTCTGCAGCTTGCCGATATGGGCATCCCAATGATTGTTGCCTTGAACTTTATGGATGAAGTGAAGGAGCAGGGCATAAAAATCGATATAGAAAAGATGTCAAAGCTCCTCGGCGTTCCTGTAATTCCAACAATTGCAACAAAACATGTGGGGCTCGATAAAGTTCGCCTATCTATAGACAAGGCATGTGTCGGAAAACCTGATCCCTTCGTACAGAAGCAGGCAGGAAAACTGAACTGCTCTCAGCGAGAAGCGGTGTTAATATTGGAGGGCGACGAGGTAATATCCAGCCGCCATGGCTTATCACCAGGCTTACTCCGAGAAGATATTTACCTTCGGAGACGGGCTCGTGCAAATGATATTGCCGACCAGGTGGTTAGTGAAACTGGACCCAGCCGCAGATTTGCCCATGTTCTAGGTAGATTAATGTTGAACCCCTTAACGGGCATTCCAATTTTAATGGTTGTTTTATTTATTGTTTACCAGTTAATAGGTGTCCTAATTGCACAAAAGCTCGTTGGATTTACAGAGAAAACAATAATGCAGGGATACTGGGAGCCTGCTATCAGAAAGGTTATTAGCCATGTTTTACCTGCTAATTCTCCAGCGTGGATTATTCTTGTTGGACGTTTTGGAATATTGACAACCGGCATAACCTATTTGGTTGGTCTACTTCTGCCATTGGTCGTTGGATTTTATATCGTTCTATCATTCCTTGAAGACACCGGATACTTACCAAGATTGGCAGCGTTAACTGACCGATTGCTCAATTGGATTGGACTAAATGGCCGCGCAATAATTCCAATTATCCTAGGATTTGGTTGCATTACAATGGCAACGATTACCACACGACTTCTTGGAACAACGCGAGAAAAAACAATTGCAACCTCAATCTTAAATTTCACAATTCCGTGCTCAGCCCAGCTTGGCGTTATAGCCATGCTAGCCGCTAGGATTGGATTAATTCACACGTTAGTGTACATTCTGGTAATTGGCACATGCTTTATTACAGTAGGGACAGTCCTCAACCACTTCTTACCTGGAAAATCATCGCCACTTATCATAGACCTACCCCCGGTGAGACTTCCAAAGATTGAAAACTTATTAAGGAAGACATGGATTCGCATAGTTCATTTCTTGCTGGAAGCATATCCTTGGTTTCTAATTGGTTCGGGGCTTGTCGGAGTATTGGAAGCAACGGGGCTGCTTAAAATATGGCAACGTCTACTCGAACCATTAACAGTCGCTTGGTTGGGGCTACCAAAAGAAGCGGCAAATGCCATAGTTATGGGAATGATTAGGCGTGACCTTGGAGCTGCTGGGTTTGCATCAATGACCCTTACCCATGAACAAACGTTGGTAGCGCTTATCTTGATGACTCTATTTGTTCCCTGCGTTGCCTCAATGATGATTCTCTTTAAAGAGCGAGGATGGGGCGAGGCGGTGGCAATCTGGCTTGGAACATTCGTTGCTTCTTTCCTTATCGGTGGGCTCGTGGCATCAGCTATGATGTAA
- a CDS encoding NADH-ubiquinone oxidoreductase-F iron-sulfur binding region domain-containing protein: MPFYRSHILICNATPCVLKGSRAVEAALKEEIRLNGLEDEIRVVETGCLGISECGPVIVIYPEGTIYCNLTPQDAGEIVREHLLNGRIVQRLLYRAPELAKKAFKAPEIPFVARQQRIVLRNAGVINPESIEEYIANNGYEALGKALTSMSPEDVIEEVKKSNLRGRGGAAFPTGIKWEATRNATGQPKTVICNADEGEPGNFKDRLIMEGDPHSIIEAMIIAGYAVGANKGYIYVRGEYKQSIEKLNKAIEDAKQMNLLGENIFDSGFNFDIEVFKGAGAYVCGEETALIESLEGRRGESMVKPPYPPTQGLWGAPTVINNVETLANIPQIILNGADWFNSIGTERSKGTKIFTPCGDVLQPGVIEVPFGTTMREILYEMAGGTKSGKDIKAVLIGGPSGICVGKESLDRRFAYEDLPPGAGALIVIDEDKCIVDLVHNCLEFFVHESCGQCIPCREGTKRMLEIASNWINGEGKPGDVELMQELANNLAVSSRCGLGQFAGTAFATSYKLFSDEYLAHVADGECPTGVCTMGNGKDGKDG; the protein is encoded by the coding sequence ATGCCATTCTATAGATCACATATTTTAATTTGCAATGCTACTCCATGTGTACTTAAAGGAAGTAGAGCAGTTGAGGCCGCTCTCAAAGAGGAAATACGCTTAAACGGATTGGAAGACGAAATCCGTGTTGTAGAGACAGGTTGCCTCGGCATATCTGAATGCGGACCGGTAATAGTCATCTACCCTGAGGGCACAATCTACTGTAACTTAACGCCTCAGGATGCAGGGGAAATAGTTAGGGAGCACCTTCTGAACGGCCGAATTGTTCAGAGATTGCTTTATCGTGCTCCAGAGTTGGCTAAGAAAGCCTTTAAAGCACCAGAGATTCCCTTTGTAGCACGTCAGCAAAGAATAGTTCTTCGAAATGCTGGCGTTATAAACCCCGAATCAATTGAGGAATATATCGCAAATAATGGCTATGAGGCACTAGGCAAGGCGCTCACCTCAATGTCGCCCGAAGATGTCATAGAAGAAGTAAAGAAATCGAATCTTAGAGGCCGTGGAGGCGCAGCATTTCCTACAGGAATCAAGTGGGAGGCAACACGGAATGCAACCGGTCAGCCGAAGACCGTAATCTGCAACGCAGATGAGGGCGAGCCTGGAAACTTCAAAGACCGGCTTATAATGGAAGGCGACCCTCATAGCATAATCGAAGCGATGATAATTGCTGGATATGCTGTTGGCGCTAACAAAGGCTATATTTACGTAAGAGGCGAGTATAAGCAATCTATAGAAAAATTGAACAAGGCTATTGAAGATGCGAAACAAATGAACCTTCTTGGCGAAAACATCTTCGATAGCGGTTTCAATTTCGATATCGAAGTTTTCAAGGGCGCCGGTGCTTATGTTTGTGGAGAGGAAACCGCACTCATTGAGTCGCTCGAAGGGCGGAGGGGCGAGTCAATGGTAAAGCCACCTTATCCGCCGACCCAAGGACTTTGGGGAGCGCCTACGGTTATAAATAACGTCGAGACATTAGCCAATATACCTCAAATTATATTAAATGGTGCCGATTGGTTTAACAGCATTGGCACAGAAAGAAGCAAAGGTACGAAGATATTCACGCCATGTGGCGATGTTCTCCAGCCTGGCGTTATAGAAGTTCCATTTGGAACCACTATGCGAGAAATTCTTTACGAGATGGCTGGTGGAACTAAGTCTGGCAAGGACATTAAGGCTGTTTTAATTGGTGGGCCGTCAGGCATTTGCGTTGGTAAAGAAAGTCTCGATAGGCGTTTTGCATATGAAGATCTTCCTCCGGGTGCGGGCGCTCTTATAGTAATAGATGAAGACAAGTGCATTGTTGACCTTGTGCACAACTGCCTTGAGTTTTTCGTTCATGAATCGTGTGGGCAGTGCATACCGTGCCGCGAAGGCACGAAGCGAATGCTTGAAATTGCGAGCAATTGGATTAATGGCGAAGGAAAGCCTGGGGATGTAGAACTGATGCAGGAGCTCGCAAATAACCTAGCTGTCTCATCCAGGTGTGGGCTTGGCCAGTTCGCAGGAACGGCATTCGCAACTAGCTATAAACTGTTTAGCGATGAGTATCTTGCCCATGTAGCTGACGGAGAATGTCCAACCGGCGTATGCACAATGGGCAACGGAAAGGATGGAAAAGATGGGTAA
- a CDS encoding ferrous iron transport protein A yields MTLDQTTIGSEVQIISVPDAIRSQLIRLGIAEGSRVVCLEKIPFGPVVLKSRRQEIAIGRDLARQIEVR; encoded by the coding sequence ATGACTCTTGATCAAACAACAATTGGTTCGGAAGTGCAGATTATCTCAGTTCCCGATGCCATACGTTCACAACTCATTAGGCTGGGGATTGCCGAGGGAAGCCGCGTAGTATGCCTTGAAAAAATCCCATTTGGACCAGTAGTTTTGAAGTCGAGGCGTCAAGAAATTGCAATTGGCAGAGACCTTGCTCGACAAATAGAGGTGAGGTAG
- a CDS encoding (2Fe-2S) ferredoxin domain-containing protein, with protein sequence MKSLDELHRIREKAQQDLRIRDGKQRAKVVVAMGTCGIAAGAKNVLNAILDELDKRGIKDVLVVQAGCKGLCSQEPLVDVFRAGEPGVTYGYVTPERARTIVSQHLVNGNIVGEWVVTTAEA encoded by the coding sequence ATGAAGTCTCTTGATGAGCTGCATAGAATTCGAGAAAAAGCCCAGCAAGATTTAAGAATTCGAGATGGCAAGCAGAGAGCAAAAGTTGTAGTTGCTATGGGGACTTGCGGCATAGCAGCCGGCGCGAAAAACGTATTAAATGCAATTTTGGACGAACTGGACAAGCGCGGAATCAAAGATGTATTGGTTGTCCAAGCTGGCTGCAAAGGTTTATGTTCGCAGGAACCATTAGTTGATGTTTTCAGAGCCGGCGAGCCGGGAGTTACTTATGGCTACGTAACTCCTGAAAGAGCGCGAACGATAGTTAGTCAGCACCTCGTAAATGGTAACATCGTCGGTGAATGGGTAGTCACAACGGCCGAAGCCTAG
- the nuoE gene encoding NADH-quinone oxidoreductase subunit NuoE, with protein sequence MKSTQKSAERFSHVNLEDVKSIVAKHDAFRGNLLPILHEVQAKYGYLPESALEIIADELCIPVSEVYGTATFYTLFSIIPKGTHVIKVCNSAPCHIGGSKAILSAIKDELDIEPGEMTEDGHFSLELTSCLGVCGVGPVIMIDDDIYGNLTPEKIPEILARYRQEES encoded by the coding sequence TTGAAATCTACGCAAAAGTCTGCAGAGCGCTTTTCCCACGTAAACCTTGAAGATGTGAAGAGCATCGTCGCAAAGCACGATGCATTTAGAGGCAATCTACTGCCAATACTTCACGAAGTCCAGGCAAAGTATGGCTATTTGCCAGAAAGTGCATTAGAAATAATTGCCGATGAACTTTGCATTCCTGTAAGCGAGGTATATGGCACGGCGACATTCTATACGTTGTTTTCCATAATACCTAAAGGCACGCACGTAATCAAGGTATGCAATAGCGCTCCGTGCCATATTGGAGGGTCAAAAGCCATACTTTCGGCGATCAAGGATGAGCTTGATATTGAGCCGGGTGAGATGACAGAAGATGGTCATTTTTCCCTGGAATTGACAAGCTGTCTTGGTGTCTGCGGTGTTGGTCCAGTAATTATGATTGATGATGATATTTACGGCAACCTGACACCTGAGAAGATACCGGAGATTCTTGCAAGATACAGGCAGGAGGAAAGCTAA
- the secD gene encoding protein translocase subunit SecD, translating to MRHKHILALVIVLVAASAFILGKQHVTVTENGKQITKPWHLKKGLDLAGGVRVVLRAETDKLPKGEKWSYKHLNGIVRVIRNRVDAFGVSEPLIQPKGIDQVVVEIPDIPNVDQAIEQLKSTARLEFRHLRWVQDKRHRGKYQMTIEQDEQGNDRYVFTDHDGKNVPVEKVLAESPVIVTGANLKPNAQANKMAQPPYEVYVAIEFDREGRKLFADFTRRNVGEYLAIVLNDQILSAPVVKVPILDGKATIEGGFRTIQEATRLAEFLNAGALPVPLEIVQHQRVEATLGQDSVDRSVLAGIIGLGLVVLFMFGYYLLPGVIADIALGIYAILTLALFKIIPVTLTLPGIAAYIISIGMAVDANILIFERLKEELRSGKTLRAAIDAGFARAFTSIFDSNVCTLITCLILGWLGTGPIRGFAIVLSLGVIVSMFTAIVVTRTILHLIVNTGFAQHPAWFGVRRQWVTGQTGRQVDVVGRMWTWYAISAAVILPGLFFIFGMHGLKPGIDFTGGSLMQLEFKHPVERASVEAALSDLGLRGSMVQKSKEDPKEFFIRTKNVSEEEFRTLQKRLKERVGEFEVLATERVGPTISRELTANAFKAIILASLGIVLYLSARFAIGGLAYGFRFGICAVIALLHDVGVIVGLFAIFGHFLHWEIDSLFVTALLTVIGFSNHDTIVIFDRIRENLRHRSKGETFDSLVNRSILQSFARSINTSLTVVLTLIALLLFGASNPSLKHFNVALLIGIITGTYSSIFNASQLLVLWQRIASKQPLSGVPSEQPRTATKPMDLKPLVEQTESDVHEEAATVTPVRKAQTATKTKTKKRKRRF from the coding sequence TTGAGACATAAACATATCCTTGCTCTTGTTATTGTATTGGTTGCAGCATCTGCTTTCATTCTTGGAAAGCAACATGTGACAGTAACAGAAAATGGCAAGCAAATTACTAAACCTTGGCATTTAAAGAAAGGCTTAGACCTTGCAGGTGGAGTACGTGTCGTACTCCGCGCAGAAACCGACAAGCTGCCTAAAGGTGAAAAATGGAGCTATAAGCACCTAAATGGCATAGTGCGTGTCATTCGCAACCGCGTTGATGCTTTCGGCGTATCCGAACCTCTGATTCAGCCCAAGGGTATTGATCAGGTGGTCGTCGAAATTCCCGACATTCCAAACGTAGATCAAGCCATAGAACAACTTAAGTCAACCGCAAGGCTTGAATTTCGCCACCTGCGATGGGTGCAAGACAAGCGCCACCGTGGGAAATACCAGATGACGATTGAGCAGGACGAGCAGGGAAATGATAGGTATGTCTTTACAGACCATGACGGAAAGAATGTACCAGTAGAAAAAGTACTAGCAGAATCCCCAGTCATCGTCACTGGCGCTAATCTCAAGCCTAATGCCCAAGCAAACAAGATGGCTCAGCCTCCATATGAAGTTTACGTAGCCATCGAGTTTGATAGAGAAGGCAGGAAGTTGTTTGCCGACTTTACGCGGCGTAATGTAGGCGAGTACTTGGCAATAGTCCTGAACGACCAAATTTTAAGTGCGCCAGTCGTTAAGGTACCTATTCTCGACGGAAAAGCCACCATTGAAGGCGGCTTCCGAACTATTCAGGAAGCCACGCGTTTAGCTGAATTCTTGAATGCTGGCGCATTACCAGTCCCTCTTGAAATAGTGCAGCACCAAAGGGTAGAGGCAACGCTAGGTCAAGATTCTGTGGATAGAAGCGTACTTGCAGGAATCATAGGTCTCGGCCTAGTCGTCCTCTTTATGTTCGGCTATTACTTATTGCCTGGAGTAATTGCAGATATTGCACTTGGAATATATGCAATACTCACTCTTGCATTATTCAAAATAATACCTGTAACGCTCACACTACCGGGCATCGCGGCATACATCATATCAATAGGTATGGCCGTAGATGCTAATATCCTTATTTTCGAGCGATTGAAAGAAGAGTTACGAAGCGGAAAAACGCTTCGCGCGGCAATTGACGCTGGATTTGCAAGAGCATTCACCTCCATTTTCGACTCCAACGTCTGTACGCTCATTACCTGTCTAATACTAGGATGGCTTGGCACTGGACCAATCAGAGGATTCGCCATTGTCCTTAGCCTCGGTGTAATTGTTAGTATGTTCACCGCAATAGTAGTCACGCGAACAATTCTTCATTTAATCGTAAACACCGGATTTGCCCAACATCCTGCATGGTTTGGTGTGAGAAGACAGTGGGTGACAGGACAGACAGGTCGGCAAGTAGACGTTGTTGGGCGGATGTGGACTTGGTATGCCATAAGCGCCGCAGTAATTTTGCCGGGATTGTTCTTCATCTTCGGCATGCACGGACTGAAGCCAGGTATTGACTTCACTGGTGGTAGCCTCATGCAACTTGAGTTTAAGCATCCAGTAGAACGAGCATCTGTTGAGGCAGCACTCAGCGACCTAGGCCTCAGAGGAAGCATGGTCCAGAAATCCAAAGAAGATCCAAAAGAATTCTTTATCCGAACTAAAAACGTCTCTGAAGAAGAATTTCGTACACTTCAAAAAAGACTGAAAGAAAGAGTCGGCGAATTTGAAGTGCTTGCAACCGAACGAGTTGGCCCAACTATCAGCCGCGAATTAACTGCGAACGCCTTCAAGGCAATAATATTGGCCTCTCTTGGCATTGTCCTATACCTTTCTGCACGATTTGCCATTGGAGGATTAGCATACGGATTCCGATTTGGAATATGTGCAGTCATTGCTCTTTTGCACGACGTAGGTGTTATAGTAGGCCTCTTTGCAATATTTGGCCACTTCCTCCATTGGGAGATTGATAGCCTATTTGTGACGGCATTGCTAACAGTCATTGGATTCTCCAACCATGACACAATCGTCATATTTGACCGCATTCGCGAGAATCTGCGCCACCGCTCGAAAGGAGAAACATTCGACTCGCTGGTCAATAGGAGCATACTGCAATCTTTCGCAAGGTCAATTAACACATCTTTGACGGTTGTGCTGACTCTCATAGCTTTATTATTGTTTGGTGCCTCCAATCCGAGCTTAAAGCACTTCAACGTGGCACTATTAATTGGTATAATAACAGGTACCTATTCCTCCATCTTTAATGCAAGTCAACTTCTCGTCCTGTGGCAGAGAATTGCAAGCAAACAGCCTCTTAGCGGCGTACCTTCTGAACAACCTCGCACTGCAACAAAGCCAATGGACCTGAAACCTCTTGTCGAACAAACCGAAAGCGATGTTCATGAAGAAGCGGCTACAGTCACTCCGGTGCGTAAGGCTCAGACCGCGACCAAAACGAAAACCAAGAAGCGTAAGAGGAGGTTCTAA
- a CDS encoding KGG domain-containing protein: MASSKRGFASMDPEKQREIASKGGKAAHAKGTAHEWTSHEARQAGRKGGLMSHGGGRKSSK; the protein is encoded by the coding sequence ATGGCTTCTTCCAAGCGTGGCTTTGCCTCGATGGATCCAGAGAAACAAAGGGAAATTGCAAGCAAAGGTGGCAAGGCTGCACATGCGAAGGGTACTGCCCATGAATGGACTAGCCATGAAGCTAGGCAAGCTGGACGCAAGGGCGGACTTATGAGCCATGGAGGCGGGCGTAAGAGTAGCAAATAG